A window of the Bradyrhizobium ottawaense genome harbors these coding sequences:
- a CDS encoding TRAP transporter large permease has protein sequence MDILILLTTMLVCFVIGMPIAYSLAMAAIVGALSIGIPLEAVMLKISDGVSKVAMLTIPFFVLAGAIMAEGGMARRLVAFADVLVGLTRLRGGLSIVNVLATTFLSGISGSAVADTSAIGSVMIPQMEKNGYPRVFATNLTIASSVQALLVPPSHNAVLYSLATGGTISISALFMAGVFPGLLLGFSLIILCLVIAYRNDHPRGQVVPAKDAIKITIDAAWGLITLVIILGGILGGIFTAIEAGAVACIWAFFVTMFIYRDYRWRDLPVLLHRTLRTVAMVLTLIACASSVGYIMALTQMPAKMTAFFLSISSNKYVILFLINILLLVLGTLIDMAPSILIATPILLPVMANFGVDPVHFGMIMLLNLGIGLCHPPVGAILFVGCAVGKVTIEEVMRKIWPFYGVMFLVLMFVTYIPEISLWLPRHVLR, from the coding sequence ATGGACATCCTCATTCTCCTCACGACGATGCTGGTGTGCTTTGTGATCGGCATGCCGATCGCCTATTCGCTGGCGATGGCCGCGATCGTCGGTGCACTGTCGATCGGCATTCCGCTGGAAGCCGTGATGCTGAAAATATCCGACGGCGTCAGCAAGGTCGCGATGCTGACCATTCCGTTCTTCGTGCTGGCGGGCGCGATCATGGCCGAGGGTGGCATGGCACGTCGGCTGGTCGCCTTTGCCGACGTTCTGGTCGGGTTGACGCGCCTGCGCGGCGGCCTGTCCATCGTCAACGTGCTGGCAACGACGTTCCTGAGCGGGATTTCCGGCTCGGCGGTAGCCGACACTTCCGCGATCGGCTCGGTCATGATCCCGCAGATGGAGAAAAACGGCTATCCCCGGGTATTCGCCACCAACCTGACGATCGCGTCCTCGGTCCAGGCGCTGCTGGTGCCGCCGAGCCACAATGCGGTGCTGTATTCGCTCGCCACCGGCGGCACCATTTCGATCAGCGCGCTGTTCATGGCCGGCGTTTTTCCAGGGCTGTTGCTCGGCTTCTCCTTGATCATTCTCTGTCTCGTTATCGCCTACCGCAATGACCATCCGCGAGGCCAGGTCGTGCCGGCAAAGGACGCCATCAAGATCACCATTGACGCCGCCTGGGGCCTCATCACGCTGGTCATCATCCTCGGCGGCATTCTGGGAGGCATTTTCACGGCGATCGAAGCCGGCGCGGTGGCCTGCATCTGGGCGTTCTTCGTCACGATGTTCATTTATCGCGACTATCGCTGGCGCGACCTGCCGGTTCTTCTGCATCGGACGCTGCGCACCGTGGCGATGGTGCTGACACTGATCGCCTGCGCTTCCAGCGTCGGCTACATCATGGCGTTGACGCAGATGCCGGCCAAGATGACCGCGTTCTTCCTGTCGATCTCCAGCAATAAATACGTCATCCTGTTCCTGATCAACATCCTGCTCTTGGTGCTCGGCACCCTCATCGACATGGCGCCGTCGATCCTGATTGCGACGCCGATCCTGCTGCCCGTGATGGCGAACTTTGGCGTCGACCCCGTGCATTTCGGGATGATCATGCTGCTCAACCTCGGCATCGGGCTCTGCCACCCGCCGGTCGGCGCGATCCTGTTCGTGGGGTGTGCGGTCGGCAAGGTCACCATCGAGGAGGTGATGCGGAAGATCTGGCCGTTCTACGGCGTGATGTTCCTGGTGCTGATGTTCGTCACCTACATTCCCGAAATCTCGCTGTGGCTGCCGCGGCACGTACTGCGCTGA
- a CDS encoding Bug family tripartite tricarboxylate transporter substrate binding protein → MRLRLAFALATGLFASQVILTSSSQAQDYPSRPVRVIVPFGAGGPADVTARQIGSILQENFGQPFVVENRTGAGGVIGTLEAAKSPPDGYTLLMMSNTQTANESLVPQRKYELMRDLAPIAPINYSDLVIVVYPAVAAKTLQEFIALAKTQPGKLNYASSGQGTPYHMAGELFKAMAGIDILHVPYRNSGEARSGVIGGQVQMMIDAVPAMAPNIAENQVRALATTGKTRSAVLADVPTASEAGVPGYEATIWLGLMAPAGTPKPVIDKLNAAVNAAVKRPDIVKLWTQQGAVPMSMTPDEFDKFLRGDIVKWAEVVKKFDKTPQ, encoded by the coding sequence ATGCGGCTAAGGCTGGCATTCGCGCTGGCGACAGGTCTTTTCGCAAGCCAGGTTATTCTCACTTCTTCCAGTCAGGCGCAGGACTATCCGTCGCGGCCGGTGCGGGTGATCGTGCCCTTTGGCGCCGGCGGACCCGCCGACGTCACCGCCCGCCAGATCGGCAGCATTCTGCAGGAAAATTTCGGTCAGCCTTTCGTGGTCGAGAACCGTACTGGCGCCGGCGGAGTGATCGGCACGCTGGAGGCGGCCAAGTCGCCACCCGACGGCTATACGCTGTTGATGATGTCGAACACCCAGACCGCGAACGAATCGCTGGTGCCGCAACGCAAATATGAGCTGATGCGCGATCTCGCGCCGATCGCCCCAATCAACTATTCGGACCTGGTCATCGTGGTTTATCCCGCCGTGGCGGCGAAGACGCTTCAGGAATTCATTGCACTGGCGAAAACGCAGCCTGGCAAGCTGAATTACGCGTCGTCCGGCCAGGGCACGCCGTATCACATGGCCGGCGAACTGTTCAAGGCGATGGCCGGCATCGATATCCTGCACGTGCCCTACCGCAATAGCGGCGAAGCGCGCAGCGGCGTGATCGGCGGCCAGGTGCAGATGATGATCGACGCGGTTCCGGCGATGGCCCCCAACATCGCGGAAAACCAGGTGCGCGCACTCGCCACCACGGGCAAGACGCGCTCGGCCGTGCTGGCTGATGTGCCGACCGCAAGCGAAGCGGGCGTTCCCGGCTACGAGGCCACCATCTGGCTCGGCCTGATGGCGCCGGCGGGGACACCGAAGCCGGTGATCGACAAGCTCAACGCCGCGGTGAATGCCGCGGTGAAACGGCCGGATATCGTGAAGCTCTGGACCCAGCAGGGTGCGGTTCCGATGTCGATGACCCCGGACGAGTTCGACAAATTCCTGCGCGGCGATATTGTTAAATGGGCTGAAGTCGTCAAGAAATTCGACAAGACGCCCCAATAG
- a CDS encoding GntR family transcriptional regulator — translation MPAPKSKKTAPSVRRVATGNRRSGRPRSATAASRIYSDLRSELVSLQRRPGEAISEAQIALSFGVSRTPVREAILKLSDEGLLEIYPQSGIFVSRIPIAALPEAIIIRKALEETTARLAAERATPSQILALRSVLERQREASAAGDSDTFHQADELFHATVADVAGYPGIWKFIQQVKVHVDRYRRLTLPQLGRIPKVITEHEAVLAAIEAHDPERARRAMEAHLAGLLDNISATQHINPEFFDERR, via the coding sequence ATGCCCGCCCCCAAGTCGAAAAAGACCGCGCCTTCGGTTCGCCGAGTGGCCACCGGCAATCGCCGCAGCGGCAGGCCGCGTTCGGCAACCGCGGCGTCACGGATCTATTCGGATCTGCGCAGCGAACTGGTGTCGCTGCAGCGCCGCCCCGGCGAGGCGATCTCCGAAGCCCAGATCGCGCTGTCATTTGGCGTCAGCCGAACTCCCGTCCGCGAAGCCATCCTGAAGTTGTCCGATGAGGGGCTGCTGGAGATCTATCCCCAGTCAGGCATCTTCGTCTCACGCATTCCGATCGCCGCGCTGCCGGAAGCCATCATCATCCGCAAGGCGCTTGAGGAAACCACCGCCCGGCTGGCCGCGGAGCGGGCGACGCCGAGCCAGATCCTGGCGCTGCGGTCGGTGCTGGAGCGACAACGCGAGGCCAGCGCCGCCGGCGACAGCGACACATTCCACCAGGCCGATGAACTGTTTCACGCCACCGTCGCCGATGTCGCCGGCTACCCCGGAATCTGGAAATTCATCCAGCAGGTGAAGGTCCACGTCGATCGCTATCGCCGGCTGACCTTGCCCCAGCTTGGCCGGATTCCAAAGGTGATCACCGAACACGAAGCCGTCCTGGCCGCGATCGAGGCCCACGACCCCGAGCGCGCGCGGCGGGCGATGGAAGCCCATCTCGCTGGTCTTCTCGACAACATCTCCGCCACCCAGCACATCAATCCGGAGTTCTTCGACGAACGACGCTAG
- a CDS encoding TRAP transporter small permease — MAGSFRRAMDYLYLVCVVIGCTALVLISAIIPWAVFTRYVLNSAASWPEPLAVLLTIVVTFIGAAAGYRLNLHMNVGYFADKLPDPYRKLLELAVQLLMALIAIFMIVWGGRLVEVTWYNTIADFPFLSVGVTYLPIPIGGVCLLLFIIERIFLGVPPDPIAHVSEIAQEIAID, encoded by the coding sequence ATGGCCGGATCATTTCGCCGGGCGATGGACTACCTGTACCTTGTATGCGTCGTCATCGGCTGCACGGCGCTGGTGCTGATTTCGGCGATTATCCCCTGGGCGGTGTTCACGCGCTATGTACTCAACAGCGCCGCCTCGTGGCCCGAACCGCTTGCGGTGCTGCTGACGATCGTGGTGACTTTCATCGGCGCGGCGGCCGGCTACCGGCTCAACCTGCACATGAACGTCGGCTACTTCGCCGACAAGCTGCCGGATCCCTATCGCAAGCTGCTCGAACTCGCCGTTCAGCTTTTGATGGCGCTGATTGCGATCTTCATGATCGTCTGGGGCGGCCGGCTGGTCGAGGTGACCTGGTACAACACGATCGCCGATTTTCCGTTCCTGTCCGTCGGCGTCACCTACCTGCCGATTCCGATCGGCGGCGTCTGTCTGCTGCTTTTCATCATCGAGCGGATTTTCCTCGGTGTACCGCCCGACCCGATCGCCCACGTCAGCGAAATCGCGCAAGAAATCGCAATCGACTGA
- a CDS encoding TRAP transporter substrate-binding protein, which produces MKRRDFIKMGAGLCIEGLGAAVATATPLSGARAQAKSVFKASDVQPAGYPTVVATENMGKKLAAATNGRLSVQMFPSMQLGGEKETIEQTQIGAIQLLRVSAGTVGPIVDEINVVNMPFLFKNMAQAERMMDGPIGQELLDKITANTNAGLVALCWMNSGSRSLYNAKHPIKSVEDLKGLKFRVIGNPIFIDMMNALGGNGVAMGYDQVFSALQTGVIDGAENNMPSYVFSNHFTAAKYYSLTEHLIIPEVMVFSKRSWAALSGEDQNLVKKFAGEAQLEERDLWNKYEQQAMEKAKAAGCEIVEIADKAPFQNAVKPVWEKYGPKYADMIKRIQAV; this is translated from the coding sequence ATGAAACGCCGCGATTTCATCAAGATGGGTGCAGGACTTTGCATTGAAGGACTTGGAGCTGCCGTAGCGACCGCGACGCCGCTGTCCGGCGCACGCGCGCAGGCCAAATCGGTCTTCAAGGCGTCCGACGTGCAACCGGCCGGTTATCCGACCGTGGTTGCGACCGAGAACATGGGCAAGAAACTCGCGGCCGCCACCAACGGACGGCTCTCGGTGCAGATGTTTCCGTCGATGCAACTGGGCGGCGAGAAGGAAACCATCGAACAGACGCAGATCGGCGCGATCCAGCTGCTGCGTGTCAGTGCCGGAACCGTCGGTCCGATCGTCGATGAGATCAACGTCGTCAACATGCCGTTCCTGTTCAAGAACATGGCCCAGGCCGAACGGATGATGGACGGCCCGATCGGGCAGGAGCTGCTCGACAAGATCACCGCAAATACCAACGCCGGCCTGGTGGCGCTGTGCTGGATGAATTCCGGCTCGCGCAGCCTCTACAACGCCAAGCACCCGATCAAGTCGGTCGAGGACCTCAAGGGGCTCAAATTCCGCGTCATCGGCAACCCGATCTTCATCGACATGATGAATGCCCTTGGCGGCAACGGCGTCGCGATGGGCTACGACCAGGTGTTCAGCGCCCTGCAGACCGGCGTCATCGACGGCGCCGAAAACAACATGCCGAGCTACGTCTTCAGCAACCACTTTACGGCGGCGAAATATTACTCGCTGACCGAACACCTGATCATTCCCGAAGTCATGGTGTTTTCGAAGCGCAGTTGGGCCGCGCTGTCGGGCGAGGATCAGAACCTGGTGAAGAAATTTGCCGGCGAAGCGCAACTGGAAGAGCGCGACCTCTGGAACAAGTACGAACAGCAGGCGATGGAAAAGGCCAAGGCGGCCGGCTGCGAGATCGTCGAAATCGCCGACAAGGCGCCATTCCAGAATGCGGTCAAGCCGGTGTGGGAAAAATACGGCCCGAAATATGCGGACATGATCAAGCGTATCCAGGCGGTCTGA
- a CDS encoding xanthine dehydrogenase family protein molybdopterin-binding subunit, translating into MNQQAPSPSSPKLPVSLAANPKLSSWLKFSATGQVTVSPGKVEIGQGIVTALAQIAADELDIDLSRVRMVRASTATSPNEGVTSGSLSIQQSGRALRHACAEVRQIFLQLASERLGVEVDALGVEDGTISGPGNVRTSYWELADAISLDRDATPGATPKAATQRALAGHSVQRIDIPDKVFARPRFIHDQSLAGMLHGRVLRPEHARANLLELKEDSARAIAGLVAVVRDGNFAGVVCETEHGAEKALLALRKSATWSDGEPLPDENDLASFLKAQPSESTVIDQRTAAAPAAGTQTIRRQYTRPYLAHASIAPSCAMAQWNGDRVHVWTHSQGVYLLRADLALVLKLPVENITVEHMEGAGCYGHNAADDVALDAVLLARATGGRPVRVLWSRDDEMSDAPFGAAMAIEIEADLDAEGDIVDWRHSIWSNGHAARPGRAAQPALLAAFELATPFPRMVSTNPPQANGGGADRNAIPLYDFPSWLIESHRLKTMPIRTSALRTLGAQGNVFAIESFLDEIATGRDEDPIAFRLRHLRDERARDVIRAVAVRVKWKPSRQPGIGHGIGFARYKNTGAYCAVIAEIEGAEDIRVRKLTLAADVGEAINPDGVINQIEGGAIQATSWVLKERVRFDRQRITSTSWTDYPILRFSEVPEVDVELIQRAEMDPLGAGEAAHGPVTAAIANAVFDALGVRVRHLPITRDSLIAAMEATS; encoded by the coding sequence ATGAACCAGCAGGCGCCCTCTCCGTCTTCGCCCAAACTGCCGGTCAGCCTCGCGGCGAACCCGAAACTGTCATCATGGCTGAAATTCTCGGCCACCGGACAGGTGACGGTTTCGCCCGGCAAGGTGGAGATCGGCCAGGGTATCGTGACCGCATTGGCCCAGATCGCGGCCGACGAGCTCGATATCGATTTGTCGCGCGTGCGGATGGTTCGCGCATCGACCGCGACGAGCCCCAACGAGGGCGTTACGTCGGGCAGCCTCTCCATCCAGCAATCCGGCCGTGCGCTGCGGCATGCCTGCGCCGAGGTACGCCAGATCTTTCTTCAACTGGCTTCGGAACGGCTGGGCGTTGAGGTCGATGCGCTCGGCGTCGAGGACGGCACCATTTCGGGACCCGGCAATGTCAGGACCAGTTATTGGGAATTGGCCGACGCCATCTCGCTCGATCGTGACGCCACGCCGGGCGCAACGCCGAAGGCCGCGACGCAGCGCGCGCTGGCGGGCCATTCGGTCCAGCGGATCGACATTCCCGACAAGGTGTTTGCCCGGCCGCGCTTCATCCACGATCAGTCGCTGGCGGGCATGCTGCATGGCCGCGTTCTGCGCCCGGAGCATGCCCGCGCAAACCTCCTCGAGCTTAAGGAGGACAGCGCCCGCGCGATCGCCGGTCTCGTCGCCGTGGTCCGCGACGGCAATTTTGCCGGCGTCGTCTGCGAGACCGAGCACGGCGCGGAGAAAGCCCTTCTGGCGTTGCGCAAAAGCGCGACGTGGTCCGACGGCGAACCGCTGCCAGATGAAAACGATCTGGCTTCATTCCTGAAGGCGCAACCGTCGGAATCGACTGTCATCGACCAGCGAACGGCCGCTGCACCGGCAGCCGGAACGCAAACCATCCGGCGGCAATACACCCGTCCCTATCTCGCGCACGCCTCGATCGCGCCGTCTTGCGCGATGGCGCAGTGGAACGGCGACCGCGTCCATGTCTGGACCCACAGCCAGGGCGTTTATCTGCTGCGCGCCGATCTGGCGCTGGTGCTCAAACTGCCGGTCGAGAACATCACGGTCGAGCACATGGAAGGCGCCGGCTGCTATGGGCACAACGCCGCCGATGACGTGGCGCTCGACGCCGTATTGCTCGCGAGGGCCACCGGCGGCCGGCCGGTGCGGGTGTTGTGGTCGCGCGATGACGAGATGTCGGATGCACCGTTTGGCGCAGCAATGGCCATCGAGATCGAAGCCGACCTGGATGCCGAGGGCGACATCGTCGACTGGCGCCATTCGATCTGGAGCAACGGTCATGCGGCGCGACCGGGGCGCGCGGCGCAGCCAGCTTTGCTGGCGGCGTTCGAACTGGCGACACCGTTTCCGCGCATGGTCTCAACCAATCCGCCGCAGGCCAATGGCGGCGGCGCCGACCGCAACGCGATTCCGCTCTATGATTTTCCATCCTGGCTGATCGAAAGCCATCGCCTGAAGACGATGCCGATCCGCACGTCCGCGCTGCGAACGCTGGGCGCGCAGGGCAACGTGTTTGCGATCGAGTCGTTTCTCGATGAGATCGCCACCGGGCGCGACGAGGACCCGATCGCGTTCCGGCTGCGGCATTTGCGCGACGAGCGCGCCAGGGATGTGATCCGCGCCGTAGCGGTACGTGTGAAATGGAAACCGTCGAGACAGCCCGGGATCGGGCATGGCATCGGCTTTGCCCGTTACAAGAACACCGGCGCCTATTGTGCCGTGATCGCCGAGATCGAGGGCGCTGAAGACATCCGGGTCAGGAAGCTGACGCTGGCAGCCGATGTCGGCGAAGCCATCAATCCCGACGGCGTGATCAACCAGATCGAAGGCGGCGCCATTCAGGCGACAAGTTGGGTATTGAAGGAGCGCGTACGCTTCGACCGGCAACGCATCACCAGTACCAGTTGGACCGACTATCCGATCCTGCGCTTCAGCGAGGTGCCGGAGGTGGACGTCGAATTGATCCAGCGCGCGGAGATGGACCCGCTCGGCGCCGGGGAAGCCGCGCATGGTCCGGTCACGGCCGCCATCGCCAACGCCGTGTTCGATGCGCTCGGCGTAAGGGTGCGCCATCTGCCGATCACGCGCGACAGCCTCATCGCCGCCATGGAAGCAACATCATGA
- a CDS encoding DedA family protein: MSFLNQTTVDELIASYGYIAIFGIILLESAGIPLPGETILIGAAIYAGSHDTLDIRLIIAMAAAAAILGDNIGYWLGLKLGRKALLRWGHLLGLDQRKLDLGEYLFLRHGGKIVFLGRFVAVLRVFAAVLAGVNRFPPLQFLLFNALGGIAWAVTFGTGGYLLGHAFDSVAGPFGWLTLAAAVITLFLIWRYYKHHEEQLLRDAERELALLRQR, from the coding sequence ATGTCATTTCTGAATCAAACAACCGTCGACGAACTCATTGCGTCTTATGGGTATATTGCGATCTTCGGGATTATCTTGCTCGAGAGCGCCGGCATCCCCTTGCCGGGAGAAACCATTCTCATTGGCGCGGCTATTTACGCAGGCTCGCATGATACGCTGGACATACGGTTGATCATTGCGATGGCGGCAGCCGCGGCAATTCTTGGCGACAATATCGGCTACTGGCTCGGGCTCAAACTTGGGCGAAAAGCGTTGCTCAGGTGGGGACACTTGTTAGGTTTGGACCAGCGGAAGCTCGATCTGGGCGAATATCTCTTCCTCCGGCATGGCGGCAAAATTGTCTTTCTAGGACGCTTCGTCGCGGTACTGCGCGTATTTGCTGCCGTGCTCGCCGGCGTTAATCGTTTCCCACCGTTGCAGTTCCTGCTTTTCAACGCACTGGGCGGGATTGCATGGGCAGTTACATTCGGGACCGGTGGGTATTTGCTGGGCCACGCCTTTGATAGCGTTGCGGGACCGTTCGGATGGCTGACGCTCGCAGCGGCAGTCATCACTCTCTTCTTGATTTGGCGCTACTACAAACATCACGAGGAGCAACTGCTCAGGGATGCGGAACGCGAGCTGGCCTTACTACGACAAAGGTAA
- a CDS encoding (2Fe-2S)-binding protein, with translation MPRVRFRLNGAETEIDADPDRSLLDILRAELGMTGSHFGCGAGECGACNVIIGDRAVSACDAPLWSVADKDVTTIEGLGTAEQPHPLQRAFIAEQALQCGYCISGILMSAAALLKRNPSPTDREVREALDRNLCRCGSHNRIVRAVLRAANEMVAE, from the coding sequence ATGCCACGCGTCCGATTTCGCCTCAATGGCGCCGAGACCGAGATCGACGCCGATCCCGATCGATCGCTGCTGGATATCTTGCGCGCAGAGCTTGGCATGACCGGGTCGCATTTCGGCTGCGGTGCCGGCGAGTGCGGCGCCTGTAACGTCATCATTGGCGACCGCGCGGTATCGGCCTGCGACGCGCCGCTGTGGTCGGTGGCGGACAAGGACGTCACCACCATCGAGGGCCTTGGCACCGCCGAACAGCCACACCCGCTGCAGCGCGCGTTCATCGCCGAGCAGGCGCTGCAATGCGGCTATTGTATCTCCGGCATCCTGATGAGCGCGGCAGCGCTGCTGAAGCGAAATCCGTCACCGACCGACCGCGAGGTCAGGGAAGCGCTCGACCGCAACCTCTGCCGTTGCGGCTCGCATAACCGTATCGTGCGGGCGGTATTGCGCGCCGCGAACGAAATGGTGGCGGAATGA
- a CDS encoding cyclase family protein, giving the protein MKIVDLSRELYHRTPSYPGHPPVMHGVWKSHEESFAESGNVHGLASMFISMVDHAGTHMDAPLHFGKSGISIDQYPLEKCIVPGICIDLSHIAPRAEIAPADLEAAVAKAGVPVPKGGTVLLCTGHHARTFPRKEYSSDNSGVNVAATEWLARQGVVHFGIDSMRPGPEGDVNALVHKACLDLDITHIESLCNLEALLGKGQFTFIGLPMKWRGGTASPIRAVAVFEM; this is encoded by the coding sequence GTGAAGATCGTCGATCTCAGCCGAGAACTATATCACCGCACCCCGAGCTACCCCGGTCATCCCCCGGTCATGCACGGTGTCTGGAAGAGCCATGAGGAATCCTTTGCCGAGTCCGGCAACGTGCACGGACTGGCGTCGATGTTCATCTCGATGGTCGACCATGCCGGCACCCATATGGACGCGCCCCTTCACTTCGGCAAGTCAGGCATATCGATCGATCAGTATCCGCTGGAGAAGTGCATCGTGCCGGGCATCTGCATCGACCTGAGTCACATCGCGCCGCGCGCCGAGATTGCGCCCGCTGATCTCGAGGCGGCGGTGGCGAAGGCCGGCGTGCCAGTGCCCAAGGGTGGCACCGTCCTGCTCTGCACCGGCCACCACGCCCGCACCTTCCCGCGCAAGGAATATTCCAGCGACAATTCGGGCGTGAACGTCGCCGCCACGGAATGGCTGGCAAGGCAGGGCGTCGTGCATTTCGGCATCGATTCGATGCGGCCCGGCCCTGAGGGCGACGTCAATGCGCTGGTTCACAAGGCCTGCCTCGACCTCGACATCACCCATATCGAAAGCCTGTGCAATCTCGAGGCACTGCTCGGCAAGGGCCAATTCACCTTCATCGGCCTGCCGATGAAGTGGCGCGGCGGCACCGCCTCGCCGATCCGCGCCGTGGCGGTGTTCGAGATGTAG
- a CDS encoding molybdate ABC transporter substrate-binding protein: MNKLNILSGGAAQGLVGSLAGAFKAQTGFDIAGEFGAVGAMADKLRGGMPTDIVILTAALLATLAEEKLVVAASISDVGVVETALAVRASDPKVVAPDEAGLREALLASDAIFVPDTRASTAGIHVASVLARLGITDAVAARLKIFPNGATAMRELAASDARRPIGCTQSTEIIVTKGVVLSGSLPPGCELATMYTAGVTTKAAHPSQASALIGLLTSAGQREQRERAGFISARK, encoded by the coding sequence ATGAACAAACTGAACATCCTGAGCGGCGGCGCGGCGCAAGGCCTGGTCGGAAGCCTGGCGGGCGCATTCAAGGCCCAGACCGGGTTCGATATTGCGGGCGAGTTCGGCGCGGTCGGCGCCATGGCCGACAAGTTGCGCGGGGGCATGCCGACCGACATCGTTATCCTGACCGCAGCACTGCTCGCCACGCTGGCGGAGGAGAAGCTGGTCGTCGCGGCCTCGATATCAGATGTTGGTGTGGTCGAGACCGCCCTCGCCGTCCGCGCCAGCGATCCCAAGGTGGTGGCGCCGGATGAAGCAGGGCTGCGCGAGGCGCTGCTGGCTTCGGACGCGATCTTCGTACCGGACACCAGGGCCTCGACGGCCGGAATTCACGTAGCCTCGGTGCTGGCACGGCTCGGCATCACTGACGCCGTCGCCGCGCGGCTAAAAATCTTTCCGAACGGCGCGACCGCGATGCGCGAACTGGCGGCCTCGGACGCGCGGCGTCCGATCGGCTGCACGCAATCGACCGAAATCATCGTAACCAAGGGCGTCGTCCTGTCCGGATCGCTGCCGCCGGGGTGCGAACTCGCGACCATGTATACGGCCGGGGTCACGACAAAGGCCGCCCACCCGTCGCAGGCTTCGGCCCTGATCGGCCTGTTGACCAGCGCCGGGCAACGGGAACAGCGCGAACGCGCGGGCTTCATCAGCGCTCGGAAGTGA